A single Elusimicrobiaceae bacterium DNA region contains:
- a CDS encoding cold-shock protein, with translation MKGKVKWFNNQKGYGFITPDDGSQDLFAHFSEIQGDGYKSLEEGQEVEFEKSSSDKGPKAANIRPL, from the coding sequence ATGAAAGGAAAAGTAAAGTGGTTTAACAATCAGAAAGGATACGGGTTCATCACCCCTGACGACGGTTCACAGGATTTATTCGCGCATTTCTCCGAGATCCAGGGTGACGGCTACAAATCCCTCGAAGAAGGACAGGAAGTCGAATTTGAAAAATCCTCTTCTGACAAAGGCCCGAAAGCCGCTAACATCCGGCCTCTTTAA
- a CDS encoding cold-shock protein: MKGKVKWFNNQKGYGFITPDDGSQDLFAHFSEIQGDGYKSLEEGQEVEFEKSASDKGPKAAGIRPL; encoded by the coding sequence ATGAAAGGAAAAGTAAAATGGTTTAACAACCAGAAAGGATACGGGTTCATTACTCCTGACGACGGTTCGCAGGATTTGTTCGCCCATTTCTCGGAGATCCAGGGCGACGGCTATAAATCCCTCGAAGAAGGTCAGGAAGTCGAATTTGAAAAATCCGCTTCCGACAAAGGCCCCAAGGCCGCCGGAATCAGACCCCTGTAA